The stretch of DNA GTCGCGGCGTCTGAAGTCGTCGGCTACTATCCGGGCTGGAAGCACGAGACGTTTCCGGTGTCGTCGGTGGATGCCGCCAAGCTGACCATGGCGCTGTATGCGTTTGTGGACCTGTGCTGGGACGGCAAGCATGGCAATGCCGATCCAGCCATCAACGATGTGGCGCCGTGCCAGCAGCCGCTCAACGGCGCACTGGCGTGGCGCGACGAAGCGGCCGACGGCGCCAACCTGCGCGCGCTGGTGGCGCTGAAACAGCAGCATCCGCAATTCAAGGTGGTGATTTCGGTCGGCGGGTGGAACTGGTCAAACCGCTTTTCCAACGTAGCGGCATCGGCGCCGGCGCGCGCCAACTTTATCGCGTCGTCATTGCAGGCGATGCGGCGCTATGGGCTGGATGGCGTCGATCTCGATTGGGAATATCCCGGCGAGGCCGGCGTGCCTTGCGTGGCGGGCGAAGTGTGCGCGCGGCCTGAGGATAAACAGAACTTCGTGGTGCTGGCGCGCGAACTGCGCGCGGCGTTCGACAAGGCGGGCAAGCAGGATGGCAAGCGTTACACCATCACCATCGCCGCTGGCGGCAACGGCAATTATGTCGGCGATGGCGCGTGGGTGAAGGAGCTGGCGCGGAGCCTGGACTGGATCAATATCATGGCGTACGACTATCACATGCCATGGGAGAAAAGCACCGGCCATCATGCGGCGCTGTACGCGGACGCCAGGGACCCGGCGACGGCCAACGGCTTTTATGCATCGCGTTCTGTGCAGCGCTATCTGGACGCCGGCGTAACGAAGGATAAGCTGGTGCTGGGCGTGCCGTTCTACGGCTACGGCTGGAAGGGCTGCGCGGCGGGGCCGGATGGCGACGGGCAGTATCAGCTTTGCCAGGGCGGCGTGACCGATGGCATCGAGGGCGGCAATTCGTATGGCTATGGGCAGGTGCTGCGGCGTGGGGCGGGATATCAGCGCTACTGGAATGCGTCGGCGCGCGTGCCGTATCTGTATAACGCGGCGGAGCAGGTGTGGATCACGTATGAAGATCCGGTGTCACTGGGGGAGAAGACGCGCTATATCAAGCAGCAGGGCTTGCGCGGTGCGATGTTCTGGGAGTTGAGTGCCGATAGCGACGGGCGGTTGCTGCAAGCGCTATCGGACGGCATGCGTTGAACCCCGAAGGGCCACGCGGGGTCTGACCCCGCATGGGGTCAGACCCCAACCGCTGCGCAGCGGTTGGGGGAAAAGCTTACTTGGCTTCGGCCGGTGCGATTTTCGGGCCGGTCGCGTACATGATCCAGTAGCGTGCCAGGTCGGCGCGCGGATCGGTGCCGGTGGCCAGTGGCTTCAGCACTTCAACGCCTTCGTCCTTCTTGCCGGCGATGATCATGGCGTAACCCAGACGCAGCTTGGCGTCGTCAGGATTCTTGGCCACGCCTTTGGCGATACCTTGCTTCATCAGGTCGATGCCTTTATCGCCTTGGCCCATGGTCACGAAGATGTAACCCAGATTGACCAGGCCAACGCCGTCTTTCGACTTCTGCGCCGCTGCGATGCCGCTTTCGATGTTTTTCGCATCGTCCGCTGCACCCTTGTTGGCGCTGGCGCGGATGCTGTCCAGTTCCTTCTTGTCCTTGCCGGCCGGGATGGCGCCTGGGTAGGCCTTGTCCATCGCGGTTTTCGCTTCGGTGAAGAAGCCGCCCAGCACGGCCAACTGTGCCTGATCGACATAGTCTTCGGTTTCCATCTTCGACGGTGCGACCACGGACTTGATGCGGTCCATGTCCAGGTCCAGACGGTTGTTGTAGGTCTTCTTGCCGCGGGTGCGGTTCAGCAGATCGTTCCAGTAATCTTCGGTCGGGTAGTAGCGGGTCAGCTCTTCGACGGCTTGCAGATACAGGACGGTGTCCTTGGTCTTGATGCCGACGTTACCCAGCAGGTTCAGGGTGTCTTTCGACGGCGCGGTGCCAGCGGCCTTGGCGGCTTCGATATCCTTCAGCGCTTCGGTCTTGGCGGCAGCAAAGTCGTTCTTCAGGAAGTACGAACGGACGATGAACTGGCGCTGCTTGTTCTTGTCGCCCGATTCGGTACCATAACGCTCAAACCATTTGATGGCGTTGTCGTAGTCTTTCAGGTTGCTGTAGTAGATGCCGGCGACAGCGTCGATGAAACGCAGCTTGTCTTCAGGCTTCAGGCGGCCCGACTCGATCATCGCTTGCAGACCCTTGACAGTCATCTCGTGGTTGCCCGATGCCTGGCCCAGTTGCACGCGCATCTGGTTCAGCACGAAGTCTTCGTATGGGGTGATGTTCGGCATGGCGGCCGACTGGTCGATGCGGGTCTGGACTTCGGTGAAGTTCTTGGCATCCAGCAGAGGCTTGATCTGTGCTGGATCGATCAGTTTGAAGATCTCAGGGCGAACGGCGTCTTTCGGTGCTTCCGGCGCTTT from Duganella dendranthematis encodes:
- a CDS encoding glycoside hydrolase family 18 protein, with product MLAALPVTSVAASEVVGYYPGWKHETFPVSSVDAAKLTMALYAFVDLCWDGKHGNADPAINDVAPCQQPLNGALAWRDEAADGANLRALVALKQQHPQFKVVISVGGWNWSNRFSNVAASAPARANFIASSLQAMRRYGLDGVDLDWEYPGEAGVPCVAGEVCARPEDKQNFVVLARELRAAFDKAGKQDGKRYTITIAAGGNGNYVGDGAWVKELARSLDWINIMAYDYHMPWEKSTGHHAALYADARDPATANGFYASRSVQRYLDAGVTKDKLVLGVPFYGYGWKGCAAGPDGDGQYQLCQGGVTDGIEGGNSYGYGQVLRRGAGYQRYWNASARVPYLYNAAEQVWITYEDPVSLGEKTRYIKQQGLRGAMFWELSADSDGRLLQALSDGMR
- a CDS encoding tetratricopeptide repeat protein, which produces MSHSRLARISLLLAAIGLNAAPAIVGMAPVHAAEEKKAPEAPKDAVRPEIFKLIDPAQIKPLLDAKNFTEVQTRIDQSAAMPNITPYEDFVLNQMRVQLGQASGNHEMTVKGLQAMIESGRLKPEDKLRFIDAVAGIYYSNLKDYDNAIKWFERYGTESGDKNKQRQFIVRSYFLKNDFAAAKTEALKDIEAAKAAGTAPSKDTLNLLGNVGIKTKDTVLYLQAVEELTRYYPTEDYWNDLLNRTRGKKTYNNRLDLDMDRIKSVVAPSKMETEDYVDQAQLAVLGGFFTEAKTAMDKAYPGAIPAGKDKKELDSIRASANKGAADDAKNIESGIAAAQKSKDGVGLVNLGYIFVTMGQGDKGIDLMKQGIAKGVAKNPDDAKLRLGYAMIIAGKKDEGVEVLKPLATGTDPRADLARYWIMYATGPKIAPAEAK